Proteins encoded together in one Thalassotalea crassostreae window:
- the tviB gene encoding Vi polysaccharide biosynthesis UDP-N-acetylglucosamine C-6 dehydrogenase TviB: protein MSMSLDNVKIAVIGQGYVGLPLAVEFGKKMPTLGFDINEERIAELNSGKDSTLECSEDELAESKFISYSANVDDLKECNVYIVTVPTPIDKHKKPDLTPLVKASEMLGQVVSTGDIVVYESTVYPGATEEDCIPVIEKISGLVFNKDFFAGYSPERINPGDKEHRVTNIMKVTSGSTEEVANFVDSLYLSIIKAGTHKAPSIKVAEASKVIENTQRDLNIALINELAIIFNTLKIDTLEVLEAAGTKWNFLPFRPGLVGGHCIGVDPYYLTHKSQSVGYIPDIILSGRRINDGMGTFVVSQLVKSLINKKIHVIDAKVLILGFTFKENCPDIRNTKVIDIVEEAKSYNMNVDIFDPWCSVEEAKSDYAIDILKSKPKEKYDAVILAVAHDQFKSLTRKELLNWVKSNHVIYDLKYVLPKDEVDIRL from the coding sequence ATGAGTATGTCATTAGATAATGTAAAAATTGCAGTTATTGGTCAAGGCTATGTGGGCTTGCCATTAGCAGTAGAGTTCGGTAAAAAAATGCCAACACTAGGCTTTGATATTAATGAAGAACGAATTGCCGAATTAAATTCTGGTAAGGATTCAACACTTGAATGCAGCGAAGACGAGTTAGCCGAATCTAAGTTTATTTCATACTCGGCAAATGTTGATGACCTAAAAGAGTGTAATGTATATATAGTTACTGTGCCTACACCTATAGATAAGCATAAAAAACCAGATCTTACTCCTTTAGTAAAAGCAAGTGAGATGTTGGGACAGGTAGTTAGTACAGGAGATATCGTTGTATACGAATCCACCGTATATCCTGGCGCAACTGAAGAAGATTGTATTCCTGTCATCGAAAAAATATCAGGACTAGTTTTTAATAAAGATTTTTTTGCTGGTTATTCTCCTGAACGCATCAATCCTGGTGACAAAGAACATCGTGTTACTAACATAATGAAAGTGACATCAGGTTCTACAGAAGAAGTAGCTAATTTTGTTGATTCTTTATACCTGAGTATTATTAAAGCGGGCACGCATAAAGCACCTAGTATTAAAGTAGCAGAGGCGTCAAAAGTAATAGAGAATACCCAAAGAGATTTGAATATTGCCCTTATAAATGAGCTAGCAATTATATTTAATACATTGAAAATAGATACTTTGGAAGTATTAGAGGCTGCGGGCACTAAATGGAATTTCTTACCATTTAGACCAGGATTGGTCGGAGGCCATTGCATAGGCGTTGATCCTTATTATTTAACTCATAAATCTCAATCAGTCGGATATATACCTGATATAATTTTATCTGGACGTAGAATTAATGATGGGATGGGAACTTTTGTCGTATCACAATTAGTAAAATCATTAATTAATAAAAAGATACATGTTATAGATGCTAAGGTTTTAATTCTAGGTTTTACATTTAAAGAAAATTGTCCGGATATTAGAAATACTAAAGTAATAGACATAGTAGAGGAAGCTAAAAGCTATAATATGAATGTCGATATCTTTGATCCGTGGTGTTCTGTAGAGGAAGCAAAATCTGATTATGCTATCGATATATTAAAATCAAAACCAAAAGAAAAGTATGATGCAGTTATTCTAGCTGTAGCCCATGATCAATTTAAATCCTTGACCAGAAAAGAATTATTAAATTGGGTTAAATCAAATCATGTTATTTATGATCTTAAGTACGTTTTGCCGAAAGATGAAGTTGATATTAGGCTTTAA
- a CDS encoding polysaccharide biosynthesis tyrosine autokinase, producing MTEQLKASKFQKNNNDVDNADDIDFARYFNLLLESKFLIATITSVFAVAGIIFALLQTPIYKADALIQIEKKSSAVPGLGDFEEVFGAGNNDAETELVLLKSRKVMGYAVEELNLDWVAKPKYFGKLGKMAARRHFGNEFNSPWYSIFLSDDYAWGGESIRVSKMRISDKYRGVMFNLIYQGKNSYTLERNEQTILSGKVGEVAKDSSGDIELLISELKAEQGTAFIVGRRYREDVVAELKRSVQEQGQGKDTGVLTLALEGEDRAKIKKVLDTIADGFLLQNVQRMSQEVEKSIEFLNQELPKVDQQQMSAEEALNQYRLENDSVDLTLETESVLDQLVELDTKIHELSFIEVDIAQKYTKEHPRYVSLLAKKSDLEAQKQRLNDSIKTLPKAQQEILRMARDVEVNQQIYLALLNKVQELNVVKASTVGNINIVDRAEVGRFPIKPKKALIVVIITMLGGFLAVAFVILKAAFHRGVTNPQEFEDVGLTVYATIPLSEEHVRRTQVNKLKDKVSSNRRRKQANDLLALVNPSDMAVEAIRSLRTSLHFAMLEAKNNVVMISGASPEVGKSFVSSNLAAVIAQSGQKVLVIDGDMRKGYIQKIFNQKFENGLSDLLIGDINYSEVIKETAVENLHLVTRGQIPPNPSELLMSENFTKFIEQASKDYDLVVIDTPPILAVTDAAIIGNQAGTTLMLARYDMSPLKEIITGANRFDLNGVEIKGLIFNAVEKRNSDYGYYNYGYEYK from the coding sequence ATGACAGAACAGTTAAAAGCATCAAAATTTCAAAAAAACAATAACGACGTTGATAACGCTGATGATATCGATTTCGCACGATATTTTAATCTATTACTGGAAAGTAAGTTTTTAATCGCAACGATAACTAGCGTATTTGCTGTTGCCGGTATTATCTTTGCCTTATTGCAAACACCAATATACAAAGCTGATGCGTTAATTCAAATTGAGAAAAAATCTTCTGCAGTGCCTGGGCTTGGAGACTTTGAAGAAGTATTTGGCGCTGGTAATAACGATGCCGAAACAGAACTTGTTTTATTAAAATCTCGCAAAGTAATGGGATATGCAGTTGAGGAGCTGAATTTAGATTGGGTGGCAAAACCGAAGTATTTTGGCAAGTTAGGTAAAATGGCTGCTCGTCGTCATTTCGGCAATGAATTTAATAGTCCGTGGTATTCAATATTTTTATCAGATGATTATGCATGGGGCGGCGAAAGTATTCGTGTGAGCAAAATGCGCATTAGCGACAAATATCGTGGCGTAATGTTTAATCTTATCTATCAAGGTAAGAATAGCTACACGCTAGAGCGTAATGAACAAACAATCCTAAGCGGCAAAGTCGGTGAAGTCGCGAAAGACTCTTCTGGTGATATTGAACTGTTAATTAGCGAGTTAAAAGCTGAACAAGGCACCGCCTTTATCGTTGGCCGCAGGTACCGCGAAGATGTTGTCGCCGAGCTTAAACGCTCTGTGCAAGAACAAGGGCAAGGCAAAGATACTGGCGTGTTAACTCTTGCCTTAGAAGGCGAAGACAGAGCTAAGATTAAAAAAGTGCTCGACACCATTGCTGACGGTTTCTTACTTCAAAACGTGCAACGCATGAGCCAAGAAGTCGAAAAGTCGATTGAGTTTTTAAATCAAGAGCTGCCTAAAGTTGATCAACAACAAATGTCGGCGGAAGAAGCGCTTAATCAATATCGCTTAGAAAATGATTCTGTTGATCTAACCTTAGAAACTGAATCGGTATTAGATCAATTAGTAGAGCTTGATACCAAAATTCATGAATTGTCGTTTATCGAAGTTGATATTGCGCAAAAATATACGAAAGAGCATCCTCGTTATGTCAGTTTGCTTGCCAAAAAAAGTGATTTAGAAGCGCAAAAACAACGTTTAAACGATTCTATTAAAACATTACCAAAAGCCCAACAAGAGATACTTCGCATGGCGCGTGATGTTGAAGTAAACCAACAAATCTATTTAGCGCTTCTTAACAAGGTACAAGAGCTTAATGTAGTGAAAGCCTCTACCGTTGGCAATATCAATATTGTTGATAGAGCCGAAGTAGGACGTTTCCCAATCAAACCTAAAAAAGCACTGATTGTCGTTATTATCACTATGCTTGGTGGTTTCTTAGCGGTGGCATTTGTCATACTAAAAGCGGCATTTCATCGCGGCGTAACCAACCCTCAAGAATTTGAAGACGTTGGTTTAACTGTGTATGCGACTATTCCTTTATCGGAAGAGCACGTTAGACGTACCCAAGTAAATAAACTTAAAGATAAAGTTAGCAGTAATAGACGACGAAAACAAGCCAATGATTTGCTGGCCCTTGTTAATCCAAGCGATATGGCAGTCGAAGCCATTCGAAGCCTTCGAACCTCATTACACTTTGCCATGCTAGAAGCGAAAAACAATGTAGTGATGATCTCGGGCGCAAGCCCGGAAGTAGGTAAATCATTTGTTTCATCAAACCTTGCCGCCGTTATTGCACAATCAGGTCAAAAGGTACTCGTGATTGATGGCGATATGCGCAAAGGCTATATCCAAAAAATATTTAATCAAAAATTCGAAAATGGTTTATCCGATCTACTCATTGGCGATATCAATTACAGTGAAGTGATTAAAGAAACGGCAGTGGAGAATTTACACCTGGTTACCCGTGGTCAAATACCGCCAAACCCAAGTGAGCTATTAATGAGCGAGAACTTTACTAAATTTATTGAGCAAGCCTCAAAAGACTACGATTTAGTGGTTATCGATACGCCGCCAATTCTTGCGGTAACCGATGCGGCAATTATCGGTAACCAAGCTGGCACCACATTAATGCTAGCCAGGTACGACATGAGCCCATTAAAAGAAATCATTACTGGCGCAAACCGTTTCGATTTAAACGGCGTAGAAATCAAAGGCTTGATATTCAACGCCGTTGAAAAACGCAACAGTGATTATGGTTATTACAACTACGGGTACGAATACAAGTAA
- a CDS encoding low molecular weight protein-tyrosine-phosphatase, producing the protein MFNNILTVCIGNICRSPSAERILKAKLPNKNISSAGLGAMVNHEIEHNAAQILKQHSYNDADHQARQIDNQMIIDADLILVMEKKHQQSLMNKYPSASGKIMLLGKWNNDEEIPDPYKKSIDAFQQSFIQIEHNCQLWADKLAR; encoded by the coding sequence ATGTTTAATAATATCTTAACCGTATGCATTGGAAACATCTGCCGCAGCCCAAGCGCAGAACGCATATTGAAAGCCAAATTGCCGAATAAAAATATTAGCAGTGCTGGCTTAGGTGCCATGGTAAACCATGAAATCGAACATAATGCGGCGCAGATATTAAAACAACACAGCTATAACGACGCTGATCATCAAGCAAGACAAATCGACAATCAAATGATCATCGATGCCGATTTAATTTTGGTGATGGAAAAAAAGCATCAACAATCGTTAATGAACAAATACCCATCGGCCAGCGGCAAAATTATGCTGTTAGGCAAATGGAACAATGATGAAGAAATCCCCGATCCTTACAAAAAGAGTATCGATGCATTTCAACAATCATTTATACAAATAGAACATAACTGCCAATTATGGGCAGACAAACTCGCGCGTTAG
- a CDS encoding polysaccharide export protein translates to MKTNINLKLITSLIFATSLISLTACTIPGGHIEGVSASEQQELCEQQNEETNGEQTDGNCEDSQFDITAEVNTILITPKVLNSIKETEPTASQNPTLEKQLANYAYTVDVGDVLNIIVYDHPELTIPAGQFRDPEQMGNLVDANGNIFFPFIGQLHVSGQSVATIRNAITAKLKRYLEDPQIDVKVAAYRAKRTYVTGAVMQPTVVPIGNIPVTLLDAINGAGGIKEDADWRSVILTRDSKDERLDLYALYQKGDMSQNRLLRHNDIIHVPRNDATKVFVMGEVKRASTLPIHRSGLTLAEALGNVGGFNEMTADASGIFILRASQDPEKIADVYQLDASNAAALILATQFRLQPMDLVYVTSAPIARWNKVISLLLPTVRGLDDLNDLENDL, encoded by the coding sequence ATGAAAACTAATATAAACCTAAAATTAATCACATCTCTTATTTTCGCAACGAGTCTAATAAGCCTAACCGCCTGTACCATCCCTGGTGGTCACATTGAAGGGGTGAGTGCGAGCGAGCAACAAGAATTATGTGAACAACAAAATGAAGAAACTAATGGTGAGCAAACGGATGGCAACTGTGAAGACTCGCAGTTTGATATCACAGCCGAAGTAAATACCATTTTAATCACACCAAAAGTGTTAAACAGCATTAAAGAAACAGAGCCTACTGCAAGTCAAAACCCAACATTAGAAAAGCAATTAGCAAATTATGCTTATACTGTTGATGTTGGTGATGTGTTAAATATCATTGTTTACGATCATCCTGAATTAACAATTCCTGCGGGTCAATTTCGCGATCCAGAACAAATGGGTAACTTAGTTGATGCCAATGGTAATATCTTTTTCCCATTCATTGGTCAGTTACATGTTTCAGGCCAAAGCGTTGCAACCATACGTAACGCCATTACTGCAAAATTAAAACGTTATTTAGAAGACCCACAAATTGATGTAAAAGTTGCTGCTTATCGCGCAAAGCGCACTTACGTTACTGGTGCGGTAATGCAACCAACCGTGGTACCAATTGGCAATATTCCAGTAACTTTGTTAGATGCGATTAATGGCGCTGGTGGTATTAAAGAAGATGCGGATTGGCGCAGTGTTATTTTAACCCGCGACTCAAAAGATGAACGTTTAGATTTATATGCCCTATATCAAAAAGGCGATATGAGCCAAAACCGTTTACTTAGACACAATGACATTATTCACGTACCGCGCAACGATGCCACCAAAGTATTTGTTATGGGTGAAGTAAAACGTGCATCAACACTGCCAATCCATCGCAGTGGTTTAACACTAGCAGAAGCTTTAGGTAACGTCGGCGGTTTCAATGAAATGACCGCAGATGCTAGCGGTATATTTATTTTACGTGCAAGCCAAGATCCGGAAAAAATTGCAGATGTTTACCAGTTAGATGCATCTAACGCTGCAGCTCTTATATTGGCAACACAGTTTCGATTACAACCTATGGATTTAGTGTACGTTACCAGTGCGCCAATTGCTCGTTGGAACAAAGTTATCTCGCTACTATTACCAACTGTGCGTGGCTTAGATGACTTAAACGATTTAGAAAACGATTTATAA